GCGAAGTGTTGGTGGCCGGGGTGCGGGTGGCCACCCAAACCCCGCCCATGAGGGGTGGCAAGCGGGTGGTGTTCATCAGCATTGACGACGGCACAGGCTGCGTGGACAGCACCTTCTTTACCGAGGCGCAGGAGAAGTCAGGCCCCTTACTCTTTGGCACCCGGATGCTGCTGATCCGGGGGCTGACCCGGCGCACGGGACCGCGCGGCATCACGGTGCAGGCGCTGGAGGCCTGGGACCTGCAGGACACAGCCTCGCTGCCACTGCCGCGCGTGCCCTTGGTGACCGGCTAGCGACCCGCCGAAAATTTTGGCATAAATCGGTGCCAGCACTGATGCCAAGCACGGCCGGGACATGCATACTGAGGTATGAGTTAAGGTCTCAACCATCTCCGGTGCTGGCGCAGTCTCCAATTGGCCTCAGCTGACGGACCGCAGCCGTTACACGGAAGCCGGCAGATGCAGACCACTGAGTTCTTGGCAGCAGCACTTGCAGGGTTGGGCACAGGGCTGGCACTGATCATAGCGATCGGTGCGCAGAGTGCGTTTGTGCTGCGGCAGGGGCTCCACGGCGACCACGTTGGCCTGGTGGTCTTGGTGTGCCTGCTCAGTGATGTGGTCCTCATTGCAGTGGGCGTTGCAGGGGTTGGCCAAGTGCTGCGGGCTGTGCCAGCAATGGAAGCCGCAGCCCGGTTTGGCGGGGCCGGATACCTCTTTGTCTACGCCGCCCTGGCGGGAAGGCGTTGTCTGCGGGCCAGGGGCGGACTGCATCCCAGCCGCGGAACTGCCCTCACCACAAAGGCTGTTCTGCTCGCGGTGTTGGCTGTGACGTGGCTGAATCCCCACGTGTATCTGGACACCGTGCTGCTCCTGGGTTCCCTGGCCAGCGTCCACGGACAGATGCGCTGGGGTTTTGGGCTAGGGGCCTTTGGCGCCAGTCTGCTCTGGTTCACGGCGCTGGGGTACGGCGCAGCAGTGTTGCGCCCCATATTTGCCAAACCGCAGGCGTGGCAATTGCTGGATGCTGGGACAGCTGCGGTCATGGTGGTACTGGGTGTGACCATGCTGGCCCGGGGCTGATCAGAAACCCAGGCAGGACGGTTGGGTTCCCCTGCCGAGGAGAAGCCCGGGTTGGTTGCTGCCCCGGCAAACCGATACCATCGAAGAGGCCCACAGCAACCCCCGTATGTTGCTTGGATATGGGGCCATACATGACAAACAAGGAGTTACCAGTGCCAGTGGATTCACAGATCACCATTAATGTCGACGGCGAGACGACTACGGTGGCCACAGGCACCACCGGAGCGGAGCTGTTCTTTGAACGCCGCGACGTTGTTGTCATGCGCGTCGATGAAGTTTTGAAGGATCTTGCCGCCGTATTGGAAGACGGCGCCGCTGTGGAATCGGTCACCATTGATTCCCCCGACGGTCTGGATGTGCTCCGTCACTCCACCGCCCATGTTATGGCTCAGGCCGTGCAAGCGTTGCGCCCGGACGCCAAGCTCGGCATTGGCCCGTACATCACCGACGGTTTCTACTTCGATTTTGATGTGGCCGAGCCCTTCACGCCCGAAGACCTGAAGACCCTTGAGAAGATGATGCTCAAGATCGTCAACCAGAACCAGAAGTTCGCTCGCCGCGTTGTCTCCGAGGACGAGGCCCGCGTGGCCATGGCCAATGAGCCGTACAAGCTGGAGCTGTTGGGCAAGAAGAACGACGACGTGGCTGACGCCGCCGAAGGCGTCAACGTCGAGGTTGGTGCCGGAGACATCACCATCTACTCCAACATTGATCGCAAGAGCGGGGAAGAAATCTGGTGCGATCTGTGCCGCGGCCCGCACCTGCCCAACACGAAGCTGATCTCCAACGCCTTCGCACTGACCCGCACCTCCGCCGCCTACTGGCTGGGAAACCAGAAAAACCAGCAGCTGCAGCGCATCTACGGCACGGCATGGCCCACCAAGGACGCCCTGAAGGCGTACCAGGAACGCATTGCCGAAGCCGAGCGCCGCGATCACCGCAAGCTCGGTGTGGAACTGGACCTGTTCTCCTTCCCCGACGAGTTGGGCTCGGGTCTGCCGATCTTCCACCCCAAGGGCGGCATCATCCGCAAGGAGATGGAAGATTACTCCCGCCAGCGCCATGTGGAGGCCGGCTACGACTTTGTGTACACCCCGCACATCACCAAGGCCAACCTGTATGAGGTCTCCGGGCACCTTGACTGGTACCGCGATGGCATGTTCCCTCCCATGCATGTTGATGCTGAGCTGAACGAGGACGGCACGGTGCGCAAGCCCGGCCAGGATTACTACCTCAAGCCCATGAACTGCCCCATGCACAACCTGGTCTTCCGCTCCCGCGGACGCTCCTACCGTGAACTGCCGTTGCGCCTGTTCGAATTCGGTTCGGTGTACCGCTACGAGAAGTCCGGCGTGGTTCATGGTCTGACACGTGTGCGCGGCATGACCCAGGACGACGCTCACATCTATTGCACCAAAGATCAGATGAAGGAGGAGCTCACCGAGACGCTGAACTTTGTGCTGTCTCTTCTGAAGGACTACGGACTGGAGGACTTCTACCTGGAACTTTCCACCAAGGATCCGGAAAAGTTTGTCGGTGACGATGACGTCTGGGAAGAAGCTACCCGCACCCTGGAAGAAGTTGCCACTGAATCCGGTCTGAAACTGGTCGCCGACCCCGGTGGCGCAGCGTTCTACGGTCCCAAGATCTCCGTGCAGGCCAAGGATGCGCTGGGCCGCACCTGGCAGATGTCCACCATCCAGCTGGACTTCAACCTGCCCGAGCGTTTTGAGCTTGAATTCCAGGCTGCCGATGGCACACGCCAGCGCCCTGTGATGATCCACCGCGCATTGTTCGGCTCCGTGGAGCGTTTCATGGGCGTGCTGACCGAGCACTACGCCGGCGCTTTCCCGGCGTGGCTGTCCCCGGTCCAGGTCGTGGCCATCCCCGTGGCTGAGGCGTTCAACGATTACATGTTCGACGTCGTCGCGCAGCTGAAGAAGGCTGGCATCCGTGCCGAGGTGGACATCTCCAGCGACCGCTTCCCGAAGAAGATCCGTACGGCCAGCAAGGACAAGATCCCGTTCGTGCTGATCGCCGGCGGTGACGACGCCGATGCCAACGCAGTGTCCTTCCGCTTCCGTGACGGCAGCCAGGACAATGGCGTGGCCGTTGAAGAGGCCGTCCGCCGCATTGTTGAAGCAGTTCGGAACCGTACGGCGTGAGTGAACTAGGTGGGGCGTCACAGCCCGTTGTTGTCGATGATTTTGAACTCCCCGGGGTTCCGGACGCCTTCCAACGACTCTGGACGCCCCACCGGCTCGCCTATGTCAAAGGCGGGCAGGAGCAGGTCACCGGTAAACATGACTGCCCGTTCTGCGAGGCGCCCGAACGCAGCGATGAAGAATCGCTCATTGTGCACCGCGGCGAGCTTGCTTTTGTGATCTTGAATCTGTTTCCGTACAACCCGGGGCATATCTTGGTGTGCCCCTACCGGCACGTACCCGACTACACGGACCTGACCCTCGAGGAGACGGCGGAATTCGCGGCCCTCTCGCAGAAGGCGATGCGGGTGCTGCGCGCAGTCTCAAACCCCTCAGGGTTTAACCTGGGCATGAACCAGGGTGTCACAGGCGGTGCCGGTATTTCCGCGCACTTGCATCAGCATATTATTCCGCGATGGGGCGGGGACGTAAACTTCCTGCCCATCATTGCCGGCACCAAGGCCATCACCCAAACCCTCGGTGATGTCCGCGCGCAAGTGGCTGATGCCTGGAATAACACGGACCTAGGACAGTAATGCTCAACAAGTATGCTCGGGCACTTTTCGCCGCTATCTTCACCCCCATCGCGTCACTGCTGGTGCGGCTGAAGGTCTCACCCGACGCCGTGACCATCATTGGCACCTTGGGTGTTGCTGCGGGCGCTTTGATCGGCTATCCGCTCGGCCAGCTGTTCTGGGGGACCGTGGTCATCACCGTCTTTGTGTTCTCCGACATCGTTGACGGGCTCATGGCCAGGATGATTGGGCGCAAAGGCAACTGGGGAGCGTTTCTGGATTCCACCCTTGACCGGGTAGGTGACGGGGCGGTCTTTGCCGGCATCGTGGTTTGGTTCTACACCGGTGGTAACAACCACTTCATCGCAGCCATGGCGCTGACGTGCCTGGTGCTGGGCTCCATCGTCTCCTACGCCAAGGCCCGTGCCGAAGGGTTGGGGATGACCGCCAATGTGGGCATTGCCGAGC
The Arthrobacter alpinus genome window above contains:
- a CDS encoding LysE/ArgO family amino acid transporter: MQTTEFLAAALAGLGTGLALIIAIGAQSAFVLRQGLHGDHVGLVVLVCLLSDVVLIAVGVAGVGQVLRAVPAMEAAARFGGAGYLFVYAALAGRRCLRARGGLHPSRGTALTTKAVLLAVLAVTWLNPHVYLDTVLLLGSLASVHGQMRWGFGLGAFGASLLWFTALGYGAAVLRPIFAKPQAWQLLDAGTAAVMVVLGVTMLARG
- the thrS gene encoding threonine--tRNA ligase, producing MDSQITINVDGETTTVATGTTGAELFFERRDVVVMRVDEVLKDLAAVLEDGAAVESVTIDSPDGLDVLRHSTAHVMAQAVQALRPDAKLGIGPYITDGFYFDFDVAEPFTPEDLKTLEKMMLKIVNQNQKFARRVVSEDEARVAMANEPYKLELLGKKNDDVADAAEGVNVEVGAGDITIYSNIDRKSGEEIWCDLCRGPHLPNTKLISNAFALTRTSAAYWLGNQKNQQLQRIYGTAWPTKDALKAYQERIAEAERRDHRKLGVELDLFSFPDELGSGLPIFHPKGGIIRKEMEDYSRQRHVEAGYDFVYTPHITKANLYEVSGHLDWYRDGMFPPMHVDAELNEDGTVRKPGQDYYLKPMNCPMHNLVFRSRGRSYRELPLRLFEFGSVYRYEKSGVVHGLTRVRGMTQDDAHIYCTKDQMKEELTETLNFVLSLLKDYGLEDFYLELSTKDPEKFVGDDDVWEEATRTLEEVATESGLKLVADPGGAAFYGPKISVQAKDALGRTWQMSTIQLDFNLPERFELEFQAADGTRQRPVMIHRALFGSVERFMGVLTEHYAGAFPAWLSPVQVVAIPVAEAFNDYMFDVVAQLKKAGIRAEVDISSDRFPKKIRTASKDKIPFVLIAGGDDADANAVSFRFRDGSQDNGVAVEEAVRRIVEAVRNRTA
- a CDS encoding HIT family protein, whose translation is MSELGGASQPVVVDDFELPGVPDAFQRLWTPHRLAYVKGGQEQVTGKHDCPFCEAPERSDEESLIVHRGELAFVILNLFPYNPGHILVCPYRHVPDYTDLTLEETAEFAALSQKAMRVLRAVSNPSGFNLGMNQGVTGGAGISAHLHQHIIPRWGGDVNFLPIIAGTKAITQTLGDVRAQVADAWNNTDLGQ
- the pgsA gene encoding phosphatidylinositol phosphate synthase encodes the protein MLNKYARALFAAIFTPIASLLVRLKVSPDAVTIIGTLGVAAGALIGYPLGQLFWGTVVITVFVFSDIVDGLMARMIGRKGNWGAFLDSTLDRVGDGAVFAGIVVWFYTGGNNHFIAAMALTCLVLGSIVSYAKARAEGLGMTANVGIAERSDRLVVVLVATGLVGLGIPEAVLAVVLVLLAIASLVTVFQRMGTVRRQAMDAVASHGQ